The Bactrocera dorsalis isolate Fly_Bdor chromosome 2, ASM2337382v1, whole genome shotgun sequence region agcgcgaaacacatttcgaaccgaacactgattttggtaataaaattcaatgatttgcaagcgttgctcgttagtaagtctattcatgatgaaatgtcaaagcatactgagcatctttctctttgacaccatgtctgaaatcccacgtgatctgtcaaatactaatgcatgaaaatcctaacctcaaaaaaatcacccgttacttgtaGTATATTGCAAAGAGCAGGCAAATATATGAATAATTATTCCTAGAGAAATTTGCTGATGCATTAAAATAGAATCAATAAAAAAGGCAAAGAATTAGCTTAGGCAAGAATAAAGGTTAACTTGGCTTTCGGTTCAGCTAACACATTTTGTCGCACGTGTTTTcaaaaaactgaaatcaaagacAAAGTAATGCAAAAGAAACCTCACTTTCTTCTTGGTGAGTGGCATATAAAGACTTTCACGAAATTCTGTTTTAgaaatgaaaaactaaatatcagacttaatttatataaaagctctaaaactttaattttatttaaatttgcgtAACAAACTACTTTGGCGACACCACACTTTTAAGAATAGTCTTCACTAAGGTGTAAACGTTCATACATTAGCTTGAACTAGTGAACCCTATCGGGAAAGGTGTCCAACGAGGCGTATACGCATCAGACTTTACGCCGCTTGGCAGTCTCACAAGTGGAGATAGGCTTAGTTCGGCTTTTAGATAATTTGGAAGATATTGCTTTTCTGTGACGAAATATAAGTGTGTAGTGGCTTCATGTGTCTGCACTTGGCTTTATTAATGGCTACAACTTGATACAAGTTGTCCACTCAGGGGCAATATATACACAGACACTAACGAGAGCTGAGGCTCGCAGTCAATTCATAGGCGAACCATGTTGCGATATGAAGCGAAATTCCATTAGAAATATAAAGACAAagagctaaaaaaaaatttaaaacaaaaagcattaATTAAATACTTGTTAAATGTTGAGTGCTGTATGTTGATTGTTGTTGATTACTGACTATGTCAATTACCGACGGCGCGGCTGACGCAGTCAATGTTCAAAAGCAAGTATACATGtttgtacatacgagtacatatgtacatatgtatgtatattagcagTACTTTTGATTGCGCTTATGTGTTTTTCGCTGTCATTCGAGTTTTGCTGCAGCAATTGAAGGTTGAGCTATTATCTTTAGGAATGTTTGGCGAGCGATCAatgagttgttgttgctgtttttccataaatttattacaataaatttagcTTTTATTTCGAGAGTTTTAGGTTAATACTGTTGTTTCTTGAAAACGATGTTCATGCTCAgtttacatgtatatgtatgtatgtatgtatgtagcaatGAATCTTCGAGTGGTTAAACAATTTTCGCAATGGATAATTTGGCGCATCTGAGTGTAAAAATGACTAAGTACGAACTATTTAAACTTCTATGATATTAGActgatacatatgtagattttcAAAGTCTGTCAGAGATTAAAGCgaatataaatagaaaaaatttaaactgttatatatgtatgtgtgggaaTGAAATGATATGGCAGCACAGAAAAgtcaaaagaagaagaagaagaagagtatcAGCAAGAAGATAGAgctgaattaattttaatattatataaatcgtATTTCCTTTGTATTCTTAAAATCAACAGTTTTGTTTAATAAACCAcattattaatttgttaaatataattaatcttGTCTACATAATTGATCTTGCCCTCATGTGTACATATTTCGGTGCTGAGTTTTTTCgagaatataaatacatacatacatatgtgcatatttctCTGACAGACTGtgattataaaaatgttataaattagtacttattttatttatgatgttaatttatcatttattcTTTGCTTTTTACCTATTTTAGATGCATGCGGTCTATCTGACGTCACACATATCGAATCACTGCAAGAGAAGTCGCAGTGCGCCCTAGAGGAATACTGTCGTACACAGTACCCCAGTCAGCCAACACGGTTTGGAAAGTTACTTTTAAGATTGCCCTCCCTGCGCACCGTTTCATCCCAGGTcagttcaaattttaatttttttgataaaaatccCTATATTTCGCATTCATTCACATTTTCTTTAATGACactcaaaatacatacatacatacatatattcatggcATCCAATTAtgaaaatgcttaaaattaaataataattacaccCAATCGCCATATAACGGTTATAACGAAACCTACTAAAAACGTTATAACTCGTTGAACTTGTGACACAATCCTTAAATTTCACAACCCGGATCTTAGAGAAGGGCTTTATAAGAATTAGACGACGGGTGTTGCACCGCGGAAGTTAGGCGAAATCATGTTCCTTTGGAACTACTTCAACCAAATTAGGCGTGTGAGGTTATACAAACAATTATATTGTGCACTGAAAATGGCCGAAATCGGGCATCATGTATTGCATGAGGCCCCTTTTGATAACTTCCAATACTTCCCTAGCATACCTAAAAAACATATAtaggttttcaaatttttcacttGACTTTATACTACTCAATATGTAAAATGGTAATTTGTGAGGtttcttaatgaaattcagagagCCCCTATATCTGATGTGATATGTCGCCACACAAAAACCGGATAGAATCAAGTCAAGTTATTCCCTAGCATCCATGCACCGTctataatttaattagaattatATACGAATTTCCAACTTCGGattgactttataccgtatatatcAGTCAATCTTACATATAATATCTAATAGGACCTCATAATAAACCCATTttctaaattatatacatatatatattagggtgtttttttattgaactattaattttttcagtcccgtcacgaaattttcttggaaataccctaaaaaaaaaatccatgaaaattttagccttaatattaacattagaATCTGGACCAAggtctgtaaaaattttccatagaaaatacactacaaacgtgcgtttttatctttaaattcctacagatcagaggtattttatggcatcgctttgactttagacgcatatttctcagaattgttcactctacaaaagtgcccagtgcaacaaagtcgtgaCTCACACCGGcaaggtagtacggggctctaaacccgattttcctaggaatttcgcattttttttgtatatatctcgtaaacgacaggagctatagaaaaaacgTACATggcaaatttgtaggaaattttatttgctataaaaaacattcgaggtcaaaatcgctatcattaatacttctcgagttattcagctttttaagtaaggctgtatgcaattttcatagattttttaccTATcatctataaaaataaaaaaaaacaccctaatatttacatatatatatgcataatatatatatatatatatacatatatacatatataaagggtgattttttaagagcttgataacttttttttaaaaaaaaaacgcataaaatttgcaaaatctcatcggttctttatttgaaacgttagattggttcatgacatttactttttgaagataatttcatttaaatgttgaccgcggctgcgtcttaggtggtccattcggaaagtccaattttgggcaactttttcgagcatttcggccggaatagcccgaatttcttcggaaatgttgtcttccaaagctggaatagttgctggcttatttctgtagactttagacttgacgtagccccacaaaaaatagtctaaaggcgttaaatcgcatgatcttggtggccaacttatgggtccatttcttgagatgaattgttgtccgaagttttccctcaaaatggccatagaatcgcgagctgtgtggcatgtagcgccatcttgttgaaaccacatgtcaaccaagttcagttcttccatttttggcaacaaaaagtttgttagcatcgaacgatagcgatcgccattcaccgtatggtccaatgattccaccagcgtacaaaccacaccaaacagtgcatttttcgggatgcatgggcagttcttgaacggcttctggttgctcttcaccccaaatgcggcaattttgcttatttacgtagccattcaaccagaaatgagcctcatcgctgaacaaaatttgtcgataaaaaagcggattttctgccaacttttctagggcccattcactaaaaattcgacgttgtggcagatcgttcggcttcagttcttgcacgagctgtattttatacggttttacaccaagatctttgcgtaaaatcttccatgtggtcgaataacacaaacccaattgctgcgaacggcgacgaatcgacatttcacggtcttcagccacactctcagaaacagacgcaatattctcttctgtacgcactgtacgcattcgtgtggttggtttaatgtccaataaagtaaactgagtgcgaaacttggtcacaatcgcattaattgtttgctcacttggtcgattatgtagaccataaatcggacgtaaagcgcgaaacacatttcgaaccgaacactgattttggtaataaaattcaatgatttgcaagcaagtctttgacaccatgtctgaaatcccacgtgatctgtcaaatactaatgcatgaaaatcctaacctcaaaaaaatcacccgttatatattaaACTATAATTTAATGTAGTAACCTGTGTTTTTAATCTACAAATGGCCCCAACTCTCATATACAACATACAATGacttcattatattttattccaacAAGTCTCTATATGGTATTTCTATAGAGTTGAAATATTATACAGCCCTCCCATTTCTCCATTCCCGAAATCTGCgatattttagtgaaattaagtgcacaaattttcttaaatcgGTCACATCCGAACTACCTCTCCCTTGTTTCAAAATATCGTCGAGTCagagaattattattataaagggACAAAACAAGACACATACTccattttaaagtatttttgatCATCTCTGGACTctgtaataattaaaattgcgaAGTCAGATGAAATATACGCTTGATTCCATCACTCTGTTTATTTCGCCCCTCTCATTAGGTCATCGAGCAATTGTTTTTTGTACGTCTAGTCGGTAAAACGCCAATAGAAACGCTCATACGGGACATGCTGCTGTCCGGCAACAGTTTCTCCTGGCCTTACTTACCATCGATGTGACAcacaatgtggcgccaattgacaACGACTTGATCATCCGCTGCCgcagccgccgccgccgctgctgcagCAGCTGCTGTCAGCAACAATCACCACAATCACCACGACCACCACAACATCCATAGCACTGCTGCATTCAATAGGAGTAGCAGCACCAACAATGATTATGATACGCATAGAGAAAGTACGAGTAATGTGGACGTTAGTCACAGCCATACAGGCAGTAGtacgagcagcagcagcagcagcagcagcttaCTGAATTACAACAGTCATAACAATAGTAGTAATGACATTGGAAATGGGAGTAACGTGCAGCATTTCAATGGCGAAGCAGGTGTGGGCATGATAAGCGGAGTGGGTAGCTATGGAAGTGGGTTTTTCGGCGCTGCAGCCACCGGTGTGGTAGGAAGTTCAACATCGGCGGCTAGTGACTACAGCAGCAGTAGTACCAGCTGTTTTTACGCCCCCAATACTGCACAGGGAGCACCAACGGCTGGTGTTGTTAATCCAACAACAATGTTGTCCAATTACTGTGACGCAGCTATGATGATGGCAGCGGCGGCGGTGAATGCCAATCAATGCCTTCAACAACACCACCGAATGTTGCTCGCCAATAGCGCTGGCAGCAGTCACAACCTCGCGAACGGTCACAATAGCCACGACTGCACTGACGATATTGACGGAGCCGGCGGTACAACTGTGAACAGAGACGCGATCATGCCAGCCACATCCATATCGGCAGTGACATCACCGACAACTTCGACGGCAACCACGAGCGCTTCTGGCCCAATGTCTACTGTCAATTCAGCCGCCACTAGCATCAGTCAACAATACCAGCAGCAGACCCAACGCTGCCCCTCAAATGCGCATCCACCTGCCCAGCCACATATGCACATCCACGACCTCCAG contains the following coding sequences:
- the LOC105229512 gene encoding sericin 1, coding for MWPAAAAAAAAAVSNNHHNHHDHHNIHSTAAFNRSSSTNNDYDTHRESTSNVDVSHSHTGSSTSSSSSSSSLLNYNSHNNSSNDIGNGSNVQHFNGEAGVGMISGVGSYGSGFFGAAATGVVGSSTSAASDYSSSSTSCFYAPNTAQGAPTAGVVNPTTMLSNYCDAAMMMAAAAVNANQCLQQHHRMLLANSAGSSHNLANGHNSHDCTDDIDGAGGTTVNRDAIMPATSISAVTSPTTSTATTSASGPMSTVNSAATSISQQYQQQTQRCPSNAHPPAQPHMHIHDLQGQQQLQTQLASSPNLIDISEVPLVVDVK